A single Montipora foliosa isolate CH-2021 chromosome 7, ASM3666993v2, whole genome shotgun sequence DNA region contains:
- the LOC138010536 gene encoding uncharacterized protein, with product MSFPLKPDFFDLNELECRLLAPRLAFQKLMQAPRGNQLKIKGNVVNVPADVNSTVNVLPRLLQESGTIKVQLKRRLQYKSSALSLNVRPYKILQAAKWLATNSALYREQGVSFSEDRISSYNVNLPQSETNSENLSQVNYQMNSSCNVEDTANESKQLDDGWTEVDPEIPAGITDTMLTATDFLEDSERAQIYNIAPGEGNRPLSIFRDTYSEELAYPGIYLGQKRPENDKRLVNVHYSDICKSELRRADRRAAFCVENIFFKTKKLQMKVLLGKSQIALRKCKGNNGTLTAGQLKQQGTLERLVRLDEGYKFLRALRGSPPYFEKAKKDIFAMIGQLGPATLFCSFSSAETQWIHLLTSS from the coding sequence ATGTCATTTCCATTAAAACCAGACTTTTTTGATTTAAATGAATTAGAGTGCAGACTTCTAGCACCTAGACTGGCTTTTCAAAAGCTTATGCAAGCTCCAAGAGGAaatcaattgaaaattaaaggaaatgttGTAAATGTACCAGCAGATGTTAACAGTACTGTTAATGTGTTACCACGGCTACTTCAGGAAAGTGGTACAATCAAAGTTCAGTTAAAGAGGCGATTGCAATATAAGAGTTCTGCATTGTCATTAAATGTGAGACCATATAAAATTTTGCAAGCAGCAAAGTGGTTAGCCACTAACAGTGCTCTTTATAGAGAACAAGGAGTTTCCTTTAGTGAAGATAGAATATCTAGCTATAATGTAAACTTGCCTCAAAGTGAAACAAACAGCGAGAATCTTTCACAAGTTAACTACCAAATGAATAGTTCATGTAATGTTGAAGATACTGCCAATGAAAGCAAACAACTAGATGATGGTTGGACTGAGGTTGATCCAGAAATACCTGCAGGAATAACTGATACTATGTTAACAGCTACTGACTTCCTTGAGGACAGTGAACGAGCACAAATTTACAACATTGCACCTGGAGAAGGAAATAGACCTTTGAGTATATTTAGAGACACATATTCCGAAGAGTTAGCATATCCAGGAATATATTTAGGTCAAAAGAGACCTGAAAATGATAAGAGATTGGTTAATGTTCATTACAGTGATATTTGCAAGTCAGAATTGAGAAGAGCAGACCGACGAGCTGCTTTTTGTGTGgagaatatattttttaaaactaaaaagTTGCAAATGAAGGTTCTTTTGGGAAAATCTCAAATAGCTTTACGAAAATGTAAAGGTAACAATGGAACTCTCACAGCTGGTCAGTTAAAGCAGCAAGGTACCTTGGAAAGATTAGTTCGTCTTGATGAAGGCTACAAATTTTTAAGAGCACTTCGTGGCTCACCTCCTTATTTtgagaaagcaaaaaaagataTCTTTGCTATGATCGGACAACTAGGACCTGCTactttgttttgtagtttttcgtCAGCTGAAACACAGTGGATACATCTTCTTACATCTTCTTAG
- the LOC138009695 gene encoding putative nuclease HARBI1: protein MDFDNRRRLARVVTETCATISRRLNVFLTDRSQVRGRAAWKIPRIQNVLEHEFLHFPDRKWLESYQISKDMFEQLMHDLHSLQRQVTRLRNPVPVKTIVAMLLKRIGKGLDYREIGDKFGIGTSTACMKVNEAMKLLVSSKMHIISKLQRGIDFQRIVNGFQRKWNFPQRLGAIDGTHIPIKAPLIHHSDYYNRKSFHSVILQGVCDSQCCFTDVFAGWPGRAYDSRVFGRSQIGKMITEGTLIPDDSNLSRVIDNHIIEPFLIGDSAYPVSKHLMKNYPGTNLTPEKEHFNYRLSRARIQIERAYGRLKGRWRCLLKALDCDLDKVVLHATSACILHNMCEERKECYLEEWNRLGEDEIGDLPRPDLLNDDDADDNANIIRNALVGYLYN from the coding sequence atggacttcgacaacaggCGACGATTAGCGCGGGTTGTCACGGAAACCTGCGCTACCATTTCAAGAAGATTGAATGTTTTCCTTACAGACAGAAGTCAAGTTAGAGGGAGAGCAGCTTGGAAAATCCCACGTATTCAGAATGTTTTGGAACACGAATTCCTTCACTTTCCTGATAGAAAATGGCTGGAAAGTTATCAGATCTCTAAAGATATGTTTGAACAGTTGATGCATGATTTGCACAGCCTTCAGCGACAAGTAACCAGACTGCGCAATCCTGTACCTGTAAAAACAATCGTAGCGATGCTGCTCAAACGCATAGGAAAAGGATTAGACTACAGAGAGATTGGAGACAAATTTGGAATTGGTACTTCTACGGCATGCATGAAAGTTAACGAAGCTATGAAGCTCCTGGTTAGTTCTAAGATGCACATCATAAGTAAACTACAGAGGGGTATAGATTTTCAACGAATCGTAAATGGTTTCCAAAGAAAGTGGAATTTTCCACAGCGTTTGGGTGCCATTGACGGTACCCATATACCCATAAAAGCCCCCCTCATCCACCATAGTGACTACTACAACAGGAAGAGTTTCCATTCTGTGATTCTACAAGGTGTCTGTGACAGTCAGTGCTGCTTCACTGATGTGTTTGCTGGCTGGCCTGGTCGAGCATATGATTCGAGGGTGTTTGGTCGCTCCCAGATAGGAAAGATGATAACAGAGGGAACACTGATACCCGATGATTCAAATTTGTCACGGGTTATTGATAACCACATCATTGAGCCATTTCTTATCGGCGATTCAGCTTACCCTGTTTCCAAGCATCTAATGAAGAATTATCCAGGCACTAATCTCACACCGGAAAAAGAGCATTTTAACTATAGACTCAGCCGTGCCCGCATACAGATCGAGAGAGCATATGGACGGCTTAAAGGGAGATGGAGATGTCTGCTTAAGGCGCTGGATTGCGACCTCGACAAGGTTGTACTTCATGCTACATCAGCCTGTATCCTGCACAACATGTGTGAAGAACGAAAGGAGTGCTACCTTGAAGAGTGGAACAGGCTGGGCGAAGATGAAATTGGTGACCTACCAAGACCTGATCTGTTAAATGATGATGACGCAGATGACAATGCTAATATAATTAGGAATGCCTTGGTAGGTTATTTGTACAACTAA